The following nucleotide sequence is from Polyangiaceae bacterium.
CAGCAAAATCAACGCAGCAAGCCCAAGCACGCTCTTGGTGATGGACATGCTCTGTAGGGGCGTTCCCTCTTCGTTGAGGCGCGCGAGCATGCTGCCGCCTTGCCACACAAGGAACTGATCCGTACCGAGGTCGCGAGCCTCCTGCTCCAATGCTCGCACGCTCTCCGCGTCAGCCTCCCGCGGCGACGCGGGTGCGCTCGGGGCGGCAGGTTGAGCCTCCAGTGCCGAGGGAACCGCGGGCGTCGCGCTCCGTGCCGCTTCAGGTGGAGAAGACTGTTTCCGCGCGATAACTACTGGCGAATCGACCGGACGGGCCGCTCTAGACGCCGCGTCGTCATGGCAGGCAAACGTCGGAAGAAGGGATGCCAAAAGCACAGCCATCAACGTCTGCCGCAGTGAGTCATGCCAGAGCACGAAGCAAGCTTAGCCGCATCTGGATCGTGGGCCCAGAACGCCGGCGGCAGTCGCGTTGCGGAGCCGAGAACGTCGGTGTACGAGAGCGAATGCCTGGCGGTCAGACCTTCTTCATAGTCCTCGTCGTCTTGGTGGGAGTGGTGCTGCCAGCGCAAGCCGGCATCAACGCAGAGCTACGACGAAACCTGGGGCACCCATTCCTGGCCGGCATCGTGAACTTCGGCGGGGGGCTCGTGATCCTAGCGGTTGCTGCACTCAGCGTCAGAACCGGATTGCCGAAGTGGAGTGCAATCGCGGGCGCCCCCTGGTGGGCGTACTTGGGCGGGCTGTGCGGCGCCGCATTGGTGCTTGCCGGCGTCGTAGCTGCGCCGCGGCTTGGTGCCGCGCTGTTGATCGCCTCACTCGTGATGGGGCAGCTGGTCGCCAGTGTCGTGATCGATCACTTCGGCTTCCTTGGCTATGCCGTTCGACCCGTCACGCTCGCGAGGGTGGCGGGAGTCCTGCTCTTGGCGGGTGGTGTATTCCTTGTTCAGCGAGGTTGAGTCCGATCGAGCAGGTCGAGCAAGTACGGAACGTGGTTCGCCAGACGCCAGTGTGGCGCCCAGTCGGTCTCGACGTTCAACACGTTCGGAACCGTTACGTGCTTCACCAGGTTTAGATACACCAGCTCTTCGCGGCGATCGCACGTCTCGATTTGTCCCGGATCAGCCCTCAGCTCCCGCAGTAGTGTC
It contains:
- a CDS encoding DMT family transporter is translated as MPGGQTFFIVLVVLVGVVLPAQAGINAELRRNLGHPFLAGIVNFGGGLVILAVAALSVRTGLPKWSAIAGAPWWAYLGGLCGAALVLAGVVAAPRLGAALLIASLVMGQLVASVVIDHFGFLGYAVRPVTLARVAGVLLLAGGVFLVQRG